The following coding sequences lie in one Musa acuminata AAA Group cultivar baxijiao chromosome BXJ1-8, Cavendish_Baxijiao_AAA, whole genome shotgun sequence genomic window:
- the LOC103996183 gene encoding growth-regulating factor 6 isoform X1: protein MDLGGVLGMDALVGASSESGNLFSSSLLSQETEVGRQRGVFLSAFHKHERPAEPADYDLRSFKMARSEALVSASTKAAHFLHRSNSLPLLPDGEQMLSFSTTSKQSDMAIASDGTLPYYNHPSAPSSTQCYLRNAALYSGSSNANMQGVLARVRGPFTPSQWLELEHQALIYKYLVANVPIPATLLIPIKRSLGASGFPPLSAGSFASVGWGPFHLGYSGNADPEPGRCRRTDGKKWRCSRDAVADQKYCERHINRGRHRSRKHVEGQTGHAAKAVSVITSSQSASAVPDAISSGSLTNSQRQSKSLQSNIADPFHAQSNGVLINKEDQNDPSQNSKGLSVLSPVNQNSMNNLFPVSKQHNPFEETSSGRDFGFISTDSLLNPPSSSFSDNISFIPNSKPEVHSHPLRHFIDVCPKTQSDRSTVTWPDVEDTQLNKTQLAISIPMACSDFSSSSSSNYDKLPLSPLKLSREYDLVNTGLGVGLLNEVCHQQVCWKPVSWEASMAGPLGEVLTSTNHTPKNQSKNCSSSSSLNLLSDGWDSGCQLESSPTGVLQKASFGSLSSSTGSSPRAENLKIHESTGSLCDDLLGSTIVNAPTVPSL, encoded by the exons ATGGACTTGGGTGGGGTGCTGGGCATGGATGCATTAGTGGGAGCCTCATCTGAAAGTGGcaacctcttctcttcttccctgCTCTCCCAAGAGACCGAGGTCGGCAGGCAAAGAGGAGTCTTTCTGTCTGCTTTTCACAAGCATGAAAGGCCTGCTGAACCTGCGGACTACGATTTGAGATCCTTCAAGATGGCCAGGAGTGAGGCATTGGTTTCGGCGTCGACAAAGGCAGCTCATTTCCTCCACAGATCTAACTCCCTTCCTCTCCTTCCTGACGGAGAGCAAATGCTCAGCTTCTCAACGACATCCAAGCAGAGTGACATGGCTATCGCCAGCGATGGGACCTTGCCTTACTACAACCACCCATCGGCGCCTTCCTCAACACAATGTTATCTCAGAAATGCAG CTTTGTATTCCGGAAGCTCTAATGCGAACATGCAAGGGGTTCTGGCGAGGGTCAGGGGACCCTTCACTCCGTCTCAGTGGCTGGAGTTAGAACACCAAGCCTTGATCTACAAGTACCTCGTTGCAAATGTGCCCATACCGGCCACTCTGCTCATTCCCATCAAGAGAAGCCTCGGTGCTTCTGGGTTCCCTCCCCTGTCAGCTGGATCTTTTGCTTCAG TTGGATGGGGACCATTCCATCTGGGGTATTCTGGAAATGCTGATCCGGAGCCTGGTAGATGCCGTCGGACTGATGGGAAGAAATGGCGGTGCTCAAGAGACGCAGTTGCTGACCAGAAGTACTGTGAGCGACATATCAACCGGGGCCGCCATCGTTCAAGAAAGCATGTGGAAGGTCAAACTGGCCATGCCGCGAAAGCAGTGTCCGTCATCACATCGTCGCAGTCAGCTTCAGCTGTTCCTGATGCCATTTCATCTGGTAGCCTCACCAATTCACAGCGGCAGAGTAAAAGCTTGCAGTCAAACATCGCTGATCCTTTCCATGCACAGTCCAATGG GGTGCTGATTAACAAAGAAGATCAAAATGATCCTTCGCAGAATTCAAAGGGCCTGTCCGTGCTAAGTCCTGTGAACCAGAATTCCATGAACAACTTATTTCCCGTCTCAAAGCAACACAATCCCTTTGAGGAGACCTCATCGGGAAGGGACTTTGGGTTCATTTCCACTGATTCACTTTTAAATCCTCCCAGCAGTTCATTCTCTGATAACATCAGTTTTATCCCGAACTCAAAGCCTGAGGTACATTCCCATCCCCTTCGACACTTCATTGATGTCTGCCCCAAAACCCAGTCTGATCGTTCAACCGTCACCTGGCCTGATGTAGAAGACACACAACTTAATAAAACCCAGCTGGCTATCTCAATCCCCATGGCTTGCTCTGACTTTTCATCTTCATCCTCATCCAACTATGACAAACTGCCACTTTCACCTCTCAAGTTATCGAGGGAATATGATCTAGTTAACACAGGTCTAGGAGTAGGTTTGCTGAATGAAGTGTGTCATCAACAGGTTTGTTGGAAACCGGTCTCCTGGGAGGCCTCCATGGCTGGACCTCTGGGGGAGGTTCTGACCAGCACTAATCACACTCCCAAGAACCAAAGCAAGAactgctcatcatcatcatcgctaAACTTGTTGAGCGATGGTTGGGACTCGGGCTGTCAGTTAGAATCTTCACCGACTGGTGTCCTGCAGAAGGCTTCATTTGGTTCACTGTCCAGCAGCACTGGAAGCAGCCCCAGGGCAGAGAACCTGAAGATTCATGAGAGCACTGGCAGCCTGTGTGACGACCTCCTCGGTTCAACAATTGTAAATGCTCCTACTGTTCCCTCGTTGTGA
- the LOC103996183 gene encoding growth-regulating factor 6 isoform X2, with protein MNHPLLFSLILVGALTTPLLPPSRKPMPRHGALYSGSSNANMQGVLARVRGPFTPSQWLELEHQALIYKYLVANVPIPATLLIPIKRSLGASGFPPLSAGSFASVGWGPFHLGYSGNADPEPGRCRRTDGKKWRCSRDAVADQKYCERHINRGRHRSRKHVEGQTGHAAKAVSVITSSQSASAVPDAISSGSLTNSQRQSKSLQSNIADPFHAQSNGVLINKEDQNDPSQNSKGLSVLSPVNQNSMNNLFPVSKQHNPFEETSSGRDFGFISTDSLLNPPSSSFSDNISFIPNSKPEVHSHPLRHFIDVCPKTQSDRSTVTWPDVEDTQLNKTQLAISIPMACSDFSSSSSSNYDKLPLSPLKLSREYDLVNTGLGVGLLNEVCHQQVCWKPVSWEASMAGPLGEVLTSTNHTPKNQSKNCSSSSSLNLLSDGWDSGCQLESSPTGVLQKASFGSLSSSTGSSPRAENLKIHESTGSLCDDLLGSTIVNAPTVPSL; from the exons ATGAACCATCCCCTCTTATTCTCTCTGATTCTTGTTGGTGCCCTCACCACCCCTCTGTTACCTCCCTCGAGGAAGCCGATGCCAAGACATGGGG CTTTGTATTCCGGAAGCTCTAATGCGAACATGCAAGGGGTTCTGGCGAGGGTCAGGGGACCCTTCACTCCGTCTCAGTGGCTGGAGTTAGAACACCAAGCCTTGATCTACAAGTACCTCGTTGCAAATGTGCCCATACCGGCCACTCTGCTCATTCCCATCAAGAGAAGCCTCGGTGCTTCTGGGTTCCCTCCCCTGTCAGCTGGATCTTTTGCTTCAG TTGGATGGGGACCATTCCATCTGGGGTATTCTGGAAATGCTGATCCGGAGCCTGGTAGATGCCGTCGGACTGATGGGAAGAAATGGCGGTGCTCAAGAGACGCAGTTGCTGACCAGAAGTACTGTGAGCGACATATCAACCGGGGCCGCCATCGTTCAAGAAAGCATGTGGAAGGTCAAACTGGCCATGCCGCGAAAGCAGTGTCCGTCATCACATCGTCGCAGTCAGCTTCAGCTGTTCCTGATGCCATTTCATCTGGTAGCCTCACCAATTCACAGCGGCAGAGTAAAAGCTTGCAGTCAAACATCGCTGATCCTTTCCATGCACAGTCCAATGG GGTGCTGATTAACAAAGAAGATCAAAATGATCCTTCGCAGAATTCAAAGGGCCTGTCCGTGCTAAGTCCTGTGAACCAGAATTCCATGAACAACTTATTTCCCGTCTCAAAGCAACACAATCCCTTTGAGGAGACCTCATCGGGAAGGGACTTTGGGTTCATTTCCACTGATTCACTTTTAAATCCTCCCAGCAGTTCATTCTCTGATAACATCAGTTTTATCCCGAACTCAAAGCCTGAGGTACATTCCCATCCCCTTCGACACTTCATTGATGTCTGCCCCAAAACCCAGTCTGATCGTTCAACCGTCACCTGGCCTGATGTAGAAGACACACAACTTAATAAAACCCAGCTGGCTATCTCAATCCCCATGGCTTGCTCTGACTTTTCATCTTCATCCTCATCCAACTATGACAAACTGCCACTTTCACCTCTCAAGTTATCGAGGGAATATGATCTAGTTAACACAGGTCTAGGAGTAGGTTTGCTGAATGAAGTGTGTCATCAACAGGTTTGTTGGAAACCGGTCTCCTGGGAGGCCTCCATGGCTGGACCTCTGGGGGAGGTTCTGACCAGCACTAATCACACTCCCAAGAACCAAAGCAAGAactgctcatcatcatcatcgctaAACTTGTTGAGCGATGGTTGGGACTCGGGCTGTCAGTTAGAATCTTCACCGACTGGTGTCCTGCAGAAGGCTTCATTTGGTTCACTGTCCAGCAGCACTGGAAGCAGCCCCAGGGCAGAGAACCTGAAGATTCATGAGAGCACTGGCAGCCTGTGTGACGACCTCCTCGGTTCAACAATTGTAAATGCTCCTACTGTTCCCTCGTTGTGA
- the LOC103996183 gene encoding growth-regulating factor 6 isoform X3 has translation MEAVNLLPGPLRALQMSLFSRIRSSLYSGSSNANMQGVLARVRGPFTPSQWLELEHQALIYKYLVANVPIPATLLIPIKRSLGASGFPPLSAGSFASVGWGPFHLGYSGNADPEPGRCRRTDGKKWRCSRDAVADQKYCERHINRGRHRSRKHVEGQTGHAAKAVSVITSSQSASAVPDAISSGSLTNSQRQSKSLQSNIADPFHAQSNGVLINKEDQNDPSQNSKGLSVLSPVNQNSMNNLFPVSKQHNPFEETSSGRDFGFISTDSLLNPPSSSFSDNISFIPNSKPEVHSHPLRHFIDVCPKTQSDRSTVTWPDVEDTQLNKTQLAISIPMACSDFSSSSSSNYDKLPLSPLKLSREYDLVNTGLGVGLLNEVCHQQVCWKPVSWEASMAGPLGEVLTSTNHTPKNQSKNCSSSSSLNLLSDGWDSGCQLESSPTGVLQKASFGSLSSSTGSSPRAENLKIHESTGSLCDDLLGSTIVNAPTVPSL, from the exons ATGGAAGCTGTGAATCTTCTGCCAGGACCCTTGAGGGCTCTGCAGATGTCGTTATTTTCAAGAATACGTTCat CTTTGTATTCCGGAAGCTCTAATGCGAACATGCAAGGGGTTCTGGCGAGGGTCAGGGGACCCTTCACTCCGTCTCAGTGGCTGGAGTTAGAACACCAAGCCTTGATCTACAAGTACCTCGTTGCAAATGTGCCCATACCGGCCACTCTGCTCATTCCCATCAAGAGAAGCCTCGGTGCTTCTGGGTTCCCTCCCCTGTCAGCTGGATCTTTTGCTTCAG TTGGATGGGGACCATTCCATCTGGGGTATTCTGGAAATGCTGATCCGGAGCCTGGTAGATGCCGTCGGACTGATGGGAAGAAATGGCGGTGCTCAAGAGACGCAGTTGCTGACCAGAAGTACTGTGAGCGACATATCAACCGGGGCCGCCATCGTTCAAGAAAGCATGTGGAAGGTCAAACTGGCCATGCCGCGAAAGCAGTGTCCGTCATCACATCGTCGCAGTCAGCTTCAGCTGTTCCTGATGCCATTTCATCTGGTAGCCTCACCAATTCACAGCGGCAGAGTAAAAGCTTGCAGTCAAACATCGCTGATCCTTTCCATGCACAGTCCAATGG GGTGCTGATTAACAAAGAAGATCAAAATGATCCTTCGCAGAATTCAAAGGGCCTGTCCGTGCTAAGTCCTGTGAACCAGAATTCCATGAACAACTTATTTCCCGTCTCAAAGCAACACAATCCCTTTGAGGAGACCTCATCGGGAAGGGACTTTGGGTTCATTTCCACTGATTCACTTTTAAATCCTCCCAGCAGTTCATTCTCTGATAACATCAGTTTTATCCCGAACTCAAAGCCTGAGGTACATTCCCATCCCCTTCGACACTTCATTGATGTCTGCCCCAAAACCCAGTCTGATCGTTCAACCGTCACCTGGCCTGATGTAGAAGACACACAACTTAATAAAACCCAGCTGGCTATCTCAATCCCCATGGCTTGCTCTGACTTTTCATCTTCATCCTCATCCAACTATGACAAACTGCCACTTTCACCTCTCAAGTTATCGAGGGAATATGATCTAGTTAACACAGGTCTAGGAGTAGGTTTGCTGAATGAAGTGTGTCATCAACAGGTTTGTTGGAAACCGGTCTCCTGGGAGGCCTCCATGGCTGGACCTCTGGGGGAGGTTCTGACCAGCACTAATCACACTCCCAAGAACCAAAGCAAGAactgctcatcatcatcatcgctaAACTTGTTGAGCGATGGTTGGGACTCGGGCTGTCAGTTAGAATCTTCACCGACTGGTGTCCTGCAGAAGGCTTCATTTGGTTCACTGTCCAGCAGCACTGGAAGCAGCCCCAGGGCAGAGAACCTGAAGATTCATGAGAGCACTGGCAGCCTGTGTGACGACCTCCTCGGTTCAACAATTGTAAATGCTCCTACTGTTCCCTCGTTGTGA
- the LOC103996181 gene encoding uncharacterized protein LOC103996181, whose product MEVKPSVPRGVSSGPAFPLSVLLAVVSLEIVLLLVIFGGTGAKPQDSKPPFWQDTEAGENVVHLTHSCIHDEILHRRRRPGRKEYSVTPQVYHESSLSRSHHHGGRALLEVSSVSPLQKDTKQPIRIYLNYDAVGHSSDRDCRNVGDLVKLGEPPATSISRTPVCNPHGDRPVFADCWYNCTVEDISGEDKKQRLRKALGQTAEWFRRALAVEPVKGNLRLSGYSACGQDGGVQLPHEYIEDGVADSDLVLLVTTRPTTGNTLAWAVACERDQWGRAIAGHVNVAPRHLTAEAETLLSATLIHEVMHVLGFDPHAFAHFRDERKRRRSQVTVQVMDEKLGRMVTRIVLPRVVMRARYHYGAFSENFTGLELEDGGGRGTSGSHWEKRLLMNEIMTGSVDTRSVVSKMTLALLEDSGWYQANYSMADRLDWGRNQGTEFVTSPCNHWKGAYHCNTTQLSGCTYNREAEGYCPIVSYNGDLPKWAQYFPQANKGGQSSLADYCTYFVAYSDGSCTDTNSARAPDRALGEVRGSNSRCMASSLVRTGFVRGSMTQGNGCYQHRCMNNTLEIAVDGIWRMCPEAGGPVQFPGFNGELICPAYHELCSSTPVPINGRCPGSCSFNGDCINGECHCFLGFHGNDCSRRSCPGNCSGHGTCHPNGICECESGRTGIDCSTAICDEQCSLHGGVCDNGVCEFRCSDYAGYTCQNSSSLLPSLSICSDVLARDVFGQHCAPSEPSILQQLEAAVVMPNYNRLLPGGRTLFNILDNGYCAAAAKRLACWISIQRCDEDGDNRLRVCHSACRSYNAACGAGLDCSDQTLFSSEEEKDGQCTGYSEIRPWWIRRFGNLYLQSQRKL is encoded by the exons ATGGAGGTGAAGCCCTCGGTTCCCCGTGGGGTGTCGTCGGGGCCAGCATTTCCCTTGTCGGTCCTCCTTGCGGTCGTCTCTCTTGAG ATTGTTTTGCTTCTCGTGATCTTTGGAGGAACTGGTGCCAAACCTCAAGACAGTAAGCCGCCGTTTTGGCAAGATACTGAGGCTGGGGAAAATGTGGTTCATCTCACGCACTCTTGCATCCATGATGAGATACTCCATCGAAGGCGGCGCCCTGGTCGGAAAGAATACTCGGTCACTCCACAAGTTTATCACGAGTCTAGTTTGTCAAGATCACATCACCATGGTGGAAGAGCTTTGCTTGAGGTGTCTTCTGTATCTCCATTGCAAAAGGATACAAAACAGCCTATCCGTATATACTTAAACTATGATGCTGTTGGACATTCTTCTGATAGAGATTGCCGAAATGTTGGAGATCTTGTGAAG CTTGGTGAACCACCCGCGACATCTATTTCGAGAACCCCTGTGTGCAACCCGCATGGAGATCGGCCAGTATTTGCAGATTGTTGGTACAACTGCACGGTGGAGGATATTTCTGGGGAGGATAAAAAGCAACGCCTTCGGAAG GCACTAGGGCAAACAGCAGAGTGGTTTAGAAGAGCTTTAGCTGTTGAACCTGTTAAGGGAAACCTGCGGTTAAGTGGATATTCTGCATGTGGACAGGATGGTGGAGTGCAACTCCCCCATGAATACATTGAAG ATGGTGTTGCTGATTCGGACCTGGTTCTCTTAGTAACTACTAGACCCACAACTGGGAACACTCTTGCATGGGCAGTGGCTTGTGAGCGAGATCAATGGGGTCGTGCAATTGCAG GTCATGTAAATGTCGCACCTCGTCATTTAACGGCAGAAGCAGAAACATTGCTTTCAGCAACTTTGATACATGAG GTCATGCATGTTTTAGGTTTTGATCCTCATGCCTTTGCACACTTCCGTGATGAGAGAAAAAGAAGGCGAAGCCAG GTCACTGTACAAGTTATGGACGAGAAGCTTGGACGTATGGTAACACGCATCGTCCTGCCCCGAGTTGTTATGCGTGCTAGATACCATTATGGG GCATTTTCTGAAAATTTTACTGGCTTAGAGTTGGAAGATGGAGGAGGTCGTGGTACGTCAG GTTCTCATTGGGAGAAAAGACTTCTAATGAATGAAATTATGACAGGATCTGTGGATACAAGATCTGTAGTTTCAAAAATGACTTTGGCTTTATTAGAGGATAGTGGATGGTACCAGGCTAATTATAGCATGGCGGATCGACTAGATTGGGGTCGGAATCAAGGAACTGAATTTGTTACATCCCCTTGCAATCATTGGAAAGGGGCATACCATTGCAACACCACTCAGTTGTCGGGCTGCACGTACAACAGGGAGGCAGAAGGGTATTGTCCTATAGTAAGCTATAATGGGGACTTGCCAAAATGGGCTCAATATTTCCCACAGGCAAATAAAG GGGGGCAATCATCATTGGCTGACTATTGCACATATTTTGTTGCTTATTCTGATGGTTCATGCACAGACACAAATAGTGCACGTGCACCTGATAGAGCATTAGGTGAGGTCCGAGGAAGTAATTCCAG GTGCATGGCCTCATCATTGGTGCGAACAGGTTTTGTTAGGGGATCCATGACTCAGGGAAATGGTTGTTATCAACATAGGTGTATGAACAATACACTAGAG ATTGCTGTGGATGGTATCTGGAGGATGTGTCCTGAAGCTGGTGGTCCTGTTCAATTCCCAGGATTCAACG GTGAGCTGATCTGCCCAGCATATCATGAATTGTGCAGCAGTACACCAGTGCCCATAAATGGCCGCTGTCCTGGCTCCTGTAGTTTCAATGGTGATTGCATTAATGGGGAGTGTCACTGCTTTCTTGGGTTTCATGGCAATGACTGCAGCAGAA GATCATGTCCAGGAAATTGTAGTGGACATGGTACGTGCCATCCAAATGGTATCTGTGAATGCGAAAGTGGCCGTACGGGCATTGACTGCTCCACTG CTATATGTGATGAGCAGTGCAGTTTGCATGGAGGAGTATGTGACAATGGTGTCTGCGAGTTCCGTTGTTCTGATTATGCAGGCTATACATGCCAGAACAGCTCATCATTGCTGCCTAGCCTTTCAATTTGTAGTGATGTGCTAGCCCGAGATGTATTTGGACAACACTGTGCACCAAGTGAACCCAGCATACTGCAGCAGCTTGAAGCAGCTGTAGTAATGCCTAACTACAACCGGTTGCTGCCAGGTGGGCGGACACTGTTTAACATCCTTGATAATGGCTATTGTGCTGCTGCAGCGAAGCGGCTCGCATGCTGG ATTTCAATCCAACGTTGTGACGAGGACGGAGACAATAGACTTCGGGTGTGCCACTCTGCGTGCCGGTCGTATAATGCGGCATGCGGGGCAGGTCTTGACTGCTCGGACCAAACTCTTTTCAGCAGCGAGGAGGAAAAGGATGGGCAGTGCACAGGCTACAGTGAGATAAGACCGTGGTGGATAAGACGCTTTGGGAATCTGTATTTGCAAAGCCAGCGGAAATTGTAA
- the LOC103996180 gene encoding pathogenesis-related thaumatin-like protein 3.5 isoform X2 has translation MEAFLPKFFFLLLLLLVSGAFWTTKAAGAGATFTLKNNCPYTIWPGTLSGNGVALLGGGGFELSLNDTASFSAPPGWSGRFWARTRCLLGSSSSNGTCATGDCGGVLRCVVGGAPPASLAEFTLGSGDGTQDFYDVSLVDGYNVGIGVRPSRGSCRYAGCVADVNARCPAELRVPAESGETVACRSACEAFGAPEYCCTGAHGSPATCGPTRYSQLFKAACPAAYSYAYDDATSTFTCAAGTADYLITFCPSAADAQSKKR, from the exons atgGAGGCTTTCCTGCCGaagttcttcttcctcctgcTGTTGCTGCTCGTCTCAG GTGCATTTTGGACCACGAAAGCGGCGGGCGCCGGCGCCACCTTCACCCTCAAGAACAACTGCCCTTACACCATCTGGCCGGGCACATTGTCCGGCAACGGGGTTGCCCTCCTCGGCGGCGGCGGATTCGAGCTTTCCCTGAATGATACCGCCTCCTTCTCCGCTCCACCCGGCTGGTCCGGCCGCTTCTGGGCCCGCACACGATGCCTCCTCGGCTCCTCCTCCTCTAACGGGACCTGCGCCACTGGCGATTGCGGGGGCGTCCTACGCTGCGTAGTCGGCGGCGCACCACCGGCCAGCCTCGCGGAGTTCACCCTCGGCAGTGGCGACGGCACCCAGGACTTCTACGACGTGAGCTTGGTCGACGGTTACAACGTCGGCATCGGGGTGCGCCCCTCGAGGGGCAGCTGCAGGTACGCCGGGTGCGTGGCGGACGTGAACGCTCGGTGCCCGGCGGAGCTGCGGGTGCCGGCAGAGTCCGGGGAAACGGTGGCGTGCCGAAGCGCGTGCGAGGCCTTCGGGGCACCGGAATACTGCTGCACCGGGGCCCACGGCTCGCCGGCGACGTGCGGGCCGACGCGGTACTCCCAGCTGTTCAAGGCAGCGTGCCCGGCGGCGTACAGCTACGCCTATGACGATGCGACGAGCACGTTCACATGCGCCGCCGGCACCGCCGACTACCTCATCACCTTCTGCCCGTCCGCGGCAGACGCCCAGAGCAAGAAGAGGTAG
- the LOC103996180 gene encoding pathogenesis-related thaumatin-like protein 3.5 isoform X1, with protein MLTAQQKLLSCQHMEAFLPKFFFLLLLLLVSGAFWTTKAAGAGATFTLKNNCPYTIWPGTLSGNGVALLGGGGFELSLNDTASFSAPPGWSGRFWARTRCLLGSSSSNGTCATGDCGGVLRCVVGGAPPASLAEFTLGSGDGTQDFYDVSLVDGYNVGIGVRPSRGSCRYAGCVADVNARCPAELRVPAESGETVACRSACEAFGAPEYCCTGAHGSPATCGPTRYSQLFKAACPAAYSYAYDDATSTFTCAAGTADYLITFCPSAADAQSKKR; from the exons ATGTTGACTGCCCAGCAAAAACTATTAAGCTGTCAA catatgGAGGCTTTCCTGCCGaagttcttcttcctcctgcTGTTGCTGCTCGTCTCAG GTGCATTTTGGACCACGAAAGCGGCGGGCGCCGGCGCCACCTTCACCCTCAAGAACAACTGCCCTTACACCATCTGGCCGGGCACATTGTCCGGCAACGGGGTTGCCCTCCTCGGCGGCGGCGGATTCGAGCTTTCCCTGAATGATACCGCCTCCTTCTCCGCTCCACCCGGCTGGTCCGGCCGCTTCTGGGCCCGCACACGATGCCTCCTCGGCTCCTCCTCCTCTAACGGGACCTGCGCCACTGGCGATTGCGGGGGCGTCCTACGCTGCGTAGTCGGCGGCGCACCACCGGCCAGCCTCGCGGAGTTCACCCTCGGCAGTGGCGACGGCACCCAGGACTTCTACGACGTGAGCTTGGTCGACGGTTACAACGTCGGCATCGGGGTGCGCCCCTCGAGGGGCAGCTGCAGGTACGCCGGGTGCGTGGCGGACGTGAACGCTCGGTGCCCGGCGGAGCTGCGGGTGCCGGCAGAGTCCGGGGAAACGGTGGCGTGCCGAAGCGCGTGCGAGGCCTTCGGGGCACCGGAATACTGCTGCACCGGGGCCCACGGCTCGCCGGCGACGTGCGGGCCGACGCGGTACTCCCAGCTGTTCAAGGCAGCGTGCCCGGCGGCGTACAGCTACGCCTATGACGATGCGACGAGCACGTTCACATGCGCCGCCGGCACCGCCGACTACCTCATCACCTTCTGCCCGTCCGCGGCAGACGCCCAGAGCAAGAAGAGGTAG
- the LOC135589193 gene encoding STS14 protein-like: MMMASSVHRLVLPCLLAVAMLTCTGSVEARRAHVLLASAAAPAAQRKPQTSAEDQFLTGHDQARAAVGVGQLRWSAKLGSEASRVVAQQKEKGCGFADLASSPYGANQLWTSYPVKPAEAVRSWVEEGKYFSYANNSCAAGHECGTYTQVVWRNTAEVGCAQGNCVGPGATLTLCLYNPPGNIQGQKPY, encoded by the coding sequence ATGATGATGGCGTCGAGCGTCCACCGACTCGTCCTTCCTTGTCTCTTGGCCGTGGCCATGTTGACGTGCACCGGCTCCGTGGAAGCCAGACGGGCGCACGTACTCCTGGCGTCCGCTGCGGCCCCGGCCGCTCAGCGGAAGCCCCAAACCAGCGCGGAGGACCAGTTCCTGACTGGCCACGACCAGGCCCGCGCTGCGGTCGGGGTGGGACAGCTCCGGTGGAGCGCGAAGCTGGGCTCGGAAGCCAGCCGGGTGGTGGCGCAGCAGAAGGAGAAGGGGTGCGGCTTCGCGGACCTGGCGTCGAGCCCCTACGGGGCCAACCAGTTATGGACGAGCTACCCGGTCAAGCCGGCGGAGGCTGTGCGGTCGTGGGTGGAGGAGGGGAAGTACTTCAGCTACGCCAACAACTCGTGCGCGGCGGGGCACGAGTGCGGGACGTACACGCAGGTGGTGTGGAGGAATACGGCGGAGGTGGGGTGCGCGCAGGGCAACTGCGTCGGGCCAGGTGCGACCCTCACGCTCTGCCTTTACAATCCCCCTGGGAACATACAGGGGCAGAAGCCTTACTAG